One genomic region from Magallana gigas chromosome 3, xbMagGiga1.1, whole genome shotgun sequence encodes:
- the LOC105327165 gene encoding ras-related protein Rab-2: protein MSYAYLFKYIIIGDTGVGKSCLLLQFTDKRFQPVHDLTIGVEFGARMITIDGKQIKLQIWDTAGQESFRSITRSYYRGAAGALLVYDITRRDTFNHLTTWLEDARQHSNSNMVIMLIGNKSDLEARRDVKKEEGEAFAREHGLIFMETSAKTAANVEEAFINTAKEIYQKIQDGVFDINNEANGIKIGPQHSPSPSLPSSSGGGAQGSGCC, encoded by the exons ATGTCATATGCATATTTGTTCAAATACATTATAATAGGAGATACAG GAGTGGGAAAGTCATGCCTTCTGCTCCAGTTCACAGACAAAAGGTTTCAACCTGTACATGATTTAACAATAG GTGTTGAATTTGGAGCTCGAATGATTACCATAGATggtaaacaaatcaaattacaGATCTGGGACACA GCAGGACAAGAATCTTTTCGGTCAATCACCAGATCTTATTACAGAGGGGCTGCTGGTGCATTGTTGGTGTATGACATCACAAG GCGTGACACATTCAACCATTTAACAACTTGGCTAGAAGATGCTCGTCAACATTCCAACTCAAATATGGTCATCATGTTGATAGGCAACAAAAG TGACCTAGAGGCAAGAAGAGACGTGAAAAAAGAGGAGGGGGAGGCTTTTGCCAGGGAACATGGCTTGATCTTCATGGAGACCTCGGCCAAAACAGCAGCAAATGTAGAAGAG GCATTTATTAACACAGCCAAAGAAATTTATCAAAAGATTCAAGATGGAGTGTTTGATATAAATAATGAG GCCAATGGCATAAAAATCGGACCCCAGCATTCCCCAAGCCCCAGCTTGCCCTCCTCCTCAGGTGGTGGAGCCCAGGGAAGTGGCTGCTGCTAG